A single window of Fervidicoccus fontis Kam940 DNA harbors:
- a CDS encoding KaiC domain-containing protein has protein sequence MSFTIERVKTWIPGLDELLNGGIPKRNVVIITGGPGTGKTILSQHFLYNGLVRGEASVYVSLEEHPVQVRRAMATFGWDVKKFEEEGKFAIVDAFTSGIGEAAKREKYVVKSVDDVGELIDVIRMAIKETNAQRVVIDSVSTLYMTKPAIARNTVMQLKRILSGLGTTSFLISQVSVTERGFGGPGVEHAADGIIRLDLDEYDGQLLRSIIVWKMRGTAHDMRRHPFDITDKGIIIYHDKVFKSHVM, from the coding sequence GTGTCTTTTACTATTGAAAGGGTAAAAACATGGATCCCCGGGCTTGATGAGCTACTGAATGGGGGGATTCCTAAAAGAAACGTTGTCATAATCACCGGAGGGCCGGGAACAGGAAAGACAATACTTTCGCAGCACTTTCTGTACAATGGACTTGTGAGGGGAGAGGCTTCAGTATATGTGTCTTTAGAGGAGCATCCCGTTCAAGTGAGGAGAGCTATGGCTACGTTCGGCTGGGATGTGAAAAAATTTGAAGAGGAGGGAAAGTTCGCTATTGTAGATGCATTTACTTCGGGCATAGGTGAAGCTGCGAAAAGAGAGAAGTATGTTGTAAAAAGCGTTGATGATGTCGGAGAGCTCATAGATGTAATTAGAATGGCTATTAAAGAGACAAATGCTCAGAGAGTAGTTATAGATTCCGTCTCCACTTTATACATGACTAAGCCTGCAATTGCCAGAAATACAGTAATGCAACTAAAAAGGATACTTTCTGGATTGGGAACAACAAGCTTTTTAATTTCCCAAGTAAGCGTAACAGAAAGAGGCTTCGGAGGTCCTGGCGTTGAGCATGCTGCTGATGGGATAATAAGGCTAGATCTTGACGAATATGATGGGCAGCTTTTAAGGTCTATAATTGTTTGGAAGATGAGGGGCACTGCGCATGATATGAGAAGACATCCTTTCGATATAACTGATAAGGGAATAATTATATATCATGACAAGGTCTTCAAAAGCCACGTGATGTGA
- a CDS encoding amidohydrolase, whose product MVTGFVNAKIYASFNPLRIEEAMIVSEGRVVYVGKEGIVRDVVRKLNGKILDLNGRVVLPGFIDSHMHLDELGMFLNMLDLREVKSVEEMKSMLREYVRKARNSWILGHGWDQEKMERWPTRHDLDEVVKEKPVMLTRICMHAAVLNTKAMELTGLINSDLPGVMKDENGIPTGVVKEESFEVARRKFSESLTIDDYSKFLEDAMNYTSSQGVTTVGFVSCSLKAFKALMKIKDEGRMKVRVRAYLNYQEAMELFDFFKSLGLKRGVGDDMLKLMGIKIIADGSLGARTAWLSSPYSDDPENSGHSNIDEQVLMEIVKAADELGLQIAVHGIGDRAIDMIISAYEKLGNLKEKRHRIEHASILRPDQLEKIAELGIAISLQPRFVISDWWIKNRVGEERIRLAYPFKSMIKKGIKLGFSTDSPVESLNPWETVYSSITRGKYENLPIYEFTKDERINLEESLYFYTEGSAYLLFEESSLGSLEEGKYADFIVVNRNPFELDEREIRDVKIEETYLSGIRVK is encoded by the coding sequence ATGGTAACGGGTTTCGTTAATGCGAAGATATATGCGTCTTTTAACCCTTTGAGGATAGAAGAGGCAATGATCGTAAGCGAGGGTAGGGTTGTATATGTGGGTAAGGAAGGCATTGTGAGAGATGTGGTCAGAAAGCTCAATGGAAAAATATTAGACCTTAATGGAAGAGTGGTCCTTCCTGGATTTATTGACTCGCATATGCACTTGGATGAACTCGGAATGTTTTTAAATATGCTTGATCTGAGAGAAGTGAAGAGCGTAGAAGAAATGAAGTCTATGCTTAGGGAATACGTTCGAAAAGCAAGAAATTCCTGGATCCTCGGGCACGGATGGGATCAAGAAAAAATGGAGAGATGGCCAACTAGGCACGACCTGGATGAAGTTGTAAAGGAGAAGCCAGTAATGCTTACAAGGATCTGCATGCATGCTGCAGTTCTAAATACTAAAGCTATGGAACTCACTGGTCTTATAAACAGCGATCTTCCTGGTGTTATGAAGGATGAGAATGGAATTCCAACTGGAGTGGTGAAAGAGGAGTCGTTTGAAGTTGCAAGGAGAAAGTTTTCGGAATCCCTCACCATTGACGATTACTCAAAGTTTTTGGAAGATGCGATGAATTACACATCTTCCCAAGGAGTAACTACTGTGGGGTTCGTGAGCTGTAGCTTAAAGGCTTTCAAAGCTCTTATGAAGATAAAAGATGAGGGCAGGATGAAGGTTAGGGTAAGGGCTTATTTGAATTATCAAGAAGCTATGGAATTATTCGACTTCTTTAAGAGTTTGGGATTAAAAAGAGGGGTAGGGGATGATATGTTGAAGCTCATGGGAATTAAAATAATAGCAGACGGAAGCCTTGGCGCAAGAACCGCATGGCTTTCAAGCCCATACTCTGATGACCCAGAAAATAGCGGTCATTCAAATATTGATGAACAAGTTCTAATGGAAATTGTTAAAGCTGCGGACGAGCTGGGGCTACAGATTGCTGTTCATGGAATTGGAGATAGGGCAATAGATATGATAATTAGCGCTTACGAAAAGCTTGGAAATTTAAAGGAGAAAAGGCATAGGATAGAGCACGCATCAATCCTGAGGCCTGACCAATTAGAAAAGATTGCTGAACTTGGAATAGCTATATCACTTCAGCCGCGCTTTGTAATATCTGACTGGTGGATCAAAAATAGAGTTGGAGAGGAAAGGATCAGGTTGGCTTACCCATTCAAGTCGATGATTAAGAAAGGAATTAAACTGGGATTTTCCACAGACTCTCCAGTAGAATCGCTGAACCCATGGGAAACGGTTTATAGCTCCATTACAAGGGGAAAATACGAAAATTTGCCAATATATGAATTCACGAAAGATGAAAGGATAAACTTAGAGGAGTCTCTCTATTTCTATACAGAGGGCTCTGCATATCTCCTGTTTGAAGAGAGTAGTTTGGGAAGCCTAGAAGAAGGAAAATACGCCGACTTCATCGTTGTAAATAGAAATCCGTTTGAGCTCGATGAGAGAGAGATCAGAGATGTAAAGATAGAGGAGACGTATCTTTCAGGCATTCGCGTCAAATAA
- a CDS encoding SDR family NAD(P)-dependent oxidoreductase encodes MCERLKDRVVVITGAARGIGYATAMLAAKEGAKVAVCDVLEDEGKKAAEEIKRTTGNQNVKFYRLDVTNEDEVKRTFEQISKDLGDVYGLVNNAGIAGVSKPTHEITLEEWNKVINVNLNGVFLCTKHAVPYMIKNNRGSIVNLSSIYGIVGAPDVPPYHASKGAVRIMTKVDALFYAKYNIRVNSVHPGFIDTPMVRGYAEGTGNRDAVYEALKKLHPLGRLGRPEEIASVIVFLLSDESSFMTGSEVVVDGGYTAQ; translated from the coding sequence TTGTGTGAAAGATTAAAAGATAGAGTAGTGGTAATAACAGGTGCTGCAAGAGGCATTGGATATGCTACAGCAATGCTCGCAGCGAAGGAAGGGGCAAAGGTAGCAGTGTGCGATGTTCTTGAAGATGAAGGGAAAAAGGCTGCAGAGGAGATTAAGAGGACAACTGGGAATCAAAACGTAAAATTCTACAGGCTTGATGTGACGAACGAAGATGAGGTAAAGAGAACATTTGAGCAGATCTCAAAAGATCTGGGAGATGTCTACGGGTTGGTTAACAACGCTGGAATAGCGGGAGTGAGCAAGCCCACTCATGAGATAACGCTTGAAGAGTGGAATAAGGTCATAAATGTTAACCTCAATGGAGTGTTCCTCTGCACAAAGCACGCAGTTCCATACATGATTAAAAACAACAGAGGTAGCATAGTAAACCTGTCTTCTATTTATGGAATAGTAGGAGCTCCGGATGTACCTCCATATCATGCTTCAAAAGGAGCCGTAAGGATCATGACTAAGGTCGATGCTCTATTCTATGCGAAATATAACATAAGAGTGAATTCTGTCCATCCTGGATTTATTGATACTCCAATGGTGAGGGGTTATGCGGAGGGTACAGGAAATAGAGATGCGGTATATGAGGCCCTAAAGAAGCTGCATCCTCTTGGAAGGCTTGGAAGGCCGGAGGAGATCGCCTCAGTTATCGTATTTTTGCTGAGCGATGAGTCATCTTTCATGACTGGTTCAGAAGTTGTAGTAGATGGGGGATATACGGCTCAATAA